One Serpentinicella alkaliphila DNA segment encodes these proteins:
- a CDS encoding sensor histidine kinase, translated as MLLKLRTKLILFIIGGALINIFLVSTLTNMSVFKEYDEYMANEQGHRVQHLIIMIEQSYRSNNGWTKNTIENIDFSPYIGDFDMTILDTERNVIFIEEMSSHMLRNQHERMHRIGRNRWINIWNDMWNKHDHMTDESLRGEEYMVHEYSLYVYGEKIGTLKLGHIGAFTVYERDITFTRGIIKSIIYSALLSILVAFAIGIYISKKFTRPIVEMTEAANNIRLGKLDTRVNDVGDTLELQQLSYSINHLSESLNDQNKLRKRLTSDISHELRTPLTILQSHIEAIIDGIWEPTEEKLNICKNEVGRLIKLVEELKHLNHIDSHELKLDIQKYNLSTDIKEILEGIELQFDEKKVQLNKKIEEEIYIEADKDKVKQILINVLTNALKYTPALGRVNVSLTEQKDYAVIEIKDTGIGIDSEDLPYVFERLYRSDVSRNRKTGGSGIGLSIVKTLVEAHGGDVSIISEKEKGTLVKILIPRKRTISG; from the coding sequence ATGCTATTAAAATTAAGAACTAAGCTAATTTTATTTATTATAGGTGGTGCTCTAATCAATATATTTTTAGTGAGTACACTCACTAACATGTCTGTTTTTAAAGAATATGACGAATACATGGCTAATGAGCAAGGACATAGGGTACAACATTTAATTATTATGATTGAACAATCATATCGATCAAATAATGGTTGGACAAAAAATACAATTGAAAACATTGATTTTTCTCCATATATAGGAGATTTTGATATGACTATTCTAGACACCGAGAGGAATGTTATTTTCATAGAAGAAATGAGTAGTCATATGCTTAGAAATCAACACGAGAGAATGCATAGAATAGGTAGAAATAGATGGATAAATATATGGAATGACATGTGGAATAAACATGATCATATGACTGATGAGAGTTTAAGAGGGGAAGAATATATGGTACACGAATATAGCTTATATGTATATGGAGAGAAAATTGGTACTCTTAAGCTAGGGCATATAGGTGCATTTACAGTTTATGAACGGGATATAACATTCACAAGAGGAATTATAAAATCAATTATCTATTCAGCGCTACTATCCATACTAGTAGCATTTGCTATAGGCATATATATATCAAAAAAGTTTACTAGACCTATAGTGGAAATGACAGAAGCAGCGAATAATATTAGATTAGGTAAATTAGATACTCGAGTTAATGATGTGGGGGATACATTAGAGCTACAACAATTGTCCTACTCAATTAATCATTTATCTGAGTCATTAAATGATCAAAACAAGTTAAGAAAAAGATTAACTTCGGATATTTCTCATGAGCTAAGAACTCCACTTACTATATTACAAAGTCATATAGAGGCTATAATAGATGGTATTTGGGAACCTACTGAAGAAAAATTAAATATTTGTAAAAATGAAGTAGGTAGGTTAATAAAATTAGTTGAGGAACTAAAACATTTAAATCATATTGATAGTCATGAGTTAAAACTAGATATTCAAAAATACAATCTATCAACTGATATTAAGGAAATACTTGAGGGAATAGAACTTCAATTTGATGAAAAAAAAGTACAACTAAATAAAAAAATAGAAGAAGAAATATATATAGAGGCAGATAAAGATAAGGTAAAACAAATATTAATAAATGTACTAACCAATGCTTTAAAGTATACTCCCGCCCTAGGACGAGTTAATGTAAGTTTAACAGAACAAAAGGATTATGCAGTTATAGAAATTAAGGATACGGGTATAGGCATTGATTCTGAAGATTTACCTTATGTATTTGAGCGACTATATAGAAGTGATGTATCTAGAAATAGAAAAACAGGAGGATCCGGGATTGGTCTTTCTATAGTTAAGACCTTAGTCGAAGCCCATGGTGGAGATGTATCAATTATAAGCGAGAAAGAAAAGGGCACATTAGTAAAAATATTAATACCTAGAAAAAGAACCATCAGCGGTTAA
- a CDS encoding ABC transporter substrate-binding protein, with the protein MNKKITILLSLLLALGLFVTGCGNTNTSVQSSSEVVVAVAAPLTGDYAQYGNAFKMATELKAREINEAGGINGKTLKLAFYDDKNDAKEAANIAQRLVDDKNILGVIGNFSSSASLAAASVYEAGGLVQFSPTSSHSDFTKQGNYMFRNINTQAIEAPMAANMVVNEMGKEKIAVIYINNDWGITAKDNFINAVNDIGGTIIAEESFIGGQTQDFTSILTKINGVKPDVIFVAAFYSETGMIAQQLQQLGYDYPLAGLSALYNEELIKLAGDTVEGLFLTTNFFPSDSDELVNNFLNNFKEAYGQDPDQFAAVAYDTLGMLAKAIEIAGEDRAAIRDELAKIANYEGVTGNTTFNENRDVIKTMRILQIQDGKFKLFK; encoded by the coding sequence ATGAACAAAAAAATAACTATATTATTGTCTCTACTATTGGCACTAGGGTTGTTTGTTACAGGATGCGGAAATACAAATACGTCTGTTCAAAGTAGTAGTGAAGTTGTAGTAGCTGTTGCAGCACCTTTAACTGGTGATTATGCACAATATGGAAATGCTTTCAAAATGGCAACTGAATTAAAGGCTAGAGAAATTAACGAAGCTGGCGGAATTAATGGAAAAACTTTAAAATTAGCATTTTATGATGATAAAAACGATGCAAAAGAAGCTGCAAATATTGCACAAAGACTTGTTGATGATAAAAATATACTAGGTGTAATTGGAAACTTTTCAAGCTCTGCTTCATTAGCTGCAGCTTCAGTATATGAGGCTGGTGGTTTAGTTCAGTTTTCACCAACATCTTCCCATAGCGATTTCACAAAACAAGGAAATTATATGTTTAGAAACATAAATACTCAAGCAATTGAAGCGCCGATGGCGGCTAATATGGTTGTAAATGAAATGGGTAAAGAAAAAATTGCTGTTATATATATAAATAATGACTGGGGAATAACAGCTAAAGATAACTTTATTAATGCAGTTAATGATATAGGCGGAACAATCATAGCAGAAGAGTCATTTATTGGTGGTCAAACGCAAGATTTTACTTCAATTTTAACTAAAATAAATGGGGTAAAACCAGATGTAATCTTTGTAGCAGCATTCTACTCTGAAACTGGAATGATTGCCCAACAGCTTCAACAATTAGGTTATGACTATCCATTAGCGGGATTAAGTGCATTATACAATGAGGAGTTAATTAAACTAGCTGGTGATACAGTTGAAGGCTTATTTTTAACAACAAACTTCTTCCCATCAGATAGTGATGAGCTTGTAAATAATTTCTTAAATAACTTTAAAGAGGCATATGGTCAAGACCCTGATCAATTCGCAGCAGTTGCTTATGATACATTAGGAATGTTGGCAAAGGCTATTGAAATTGCTGGAGAAGATAGAGCAGCAATAAGAGATGAGTTAGCTAAAATTGCAAATTATGAAGGTGTTACTGGAAATACAACATTTAATGAAAATAGAGATGTTATTAAAACAATGAGAATTTTACAAATTCAAGACGGTAAATTTAAATTATTTAAATAG
- a CDS encoding branched-chain amino acid ABC transporter permease produces the protein MFIQQMINGITLGSTYALTAIGYTMVFGILELVNFSHGTVYMFGAFICLMLMTVLGLNFFLAFGISIVLTGILGIAIDRIALLPLRKRNAPKVTALISTIGVSIFIQNLVMVLWGSETKNFPRVIATKHIQFESFRISHLQVIILATSLILMIGLTFLIKKTKIGKAMRATAQNIHVAKLMGINVDFVISFTFFLGATLATVAGVMVGMYYQSVDPMMGFMAGLKAFSAAVLGGIGILPGAVLGGLLIGVSETIAAGYIHSGYRDAIAFGILIAVLLIKPTGLLGKEVQKKV, from the coding sequence ATGTTTATTCAGCAAATGATTAATGGCATTACTTTAGGAAGCACCTATGCATTAACAGCAATAGGATACACAATGGTATTTGGAATTTTAGAGCTGGTAAACTTTTCACATGGAACAGTATATATGTTTGGTGCGTTTATATGTCTAATGTTAATGACAGTACTTGGTCTTAATTTCTTCTTAGCCTTTGGAATAAGTATTGTGTTAACAGGCATACTGGGTATCGCTATTGATCGTATTGCATTGCTACCTTTAAGGAAGCGAAATGCTCCTAAAGTAACAGCCCTTATAAGTACAATTGGAGTATCAATATTTATCCAAAACTTAGTTATGGTACTTTGGGGTTCCGAGACCAAAAACTTTCCTAGGGTTATTGCTACAAAGCATATTCAGTTTGAGAGCTTTAGAATCTCTCATCTTCAAGTAATAATTCTAGCTACATCTTTAATTTTAATGATAGGATTGACTTTCTTAATAAAGAAAACAAAAATAGGTAAAGCCATGAGAGCTACAGCTCAAAATATTCATGTGGCTAAATTAATGGGAATAAACGTAGATTTTGTTATTTCGTTTACATTCTTCTTAGGTGCAACTCTGGCAACGGTTGCTGGGGTAATGGTAGGAATGTACTATCAGTCTGTAGACCCAATGATGGGATTTATGGCTGGACTAAAGGCTTTCTCTGCTGCAGTTCTTGGAGGTATTGGTATACTTCCAGGAGCTGTTCTAGGGGGACTGTTGATTGGAGTATCTGAAACCATAGCTGCAGGTTATATTCACTCAGGTTATAGAGATGCAATCGCATTTGGAATATTAATTGCAGTGCTACTAATAAAACCGACAGGGTTATTAGGTAAGGAAGTTCAAAAGAAGGTATAG
- a CDS encoding branched-chain amino acid ABC transporter permease — protein sequence MLIMAGIYMVLAMSLNLITGITGQLSLGHAAFYGIGAYTSALLSIRLGFGFLITALLGGIFTAIIASILGAATLKLQGAYLAIVTLGFSEIVRIILLNWMSLTRGPMGITGIPRPKILNYQINSSSDYYYLILIIVVVTYISMNRIIDSRLGRAFRAIKEDDLAAQSMGINVLRYKIMAFTISAFYAGIAGSFYAHYVTYIDPQSFTFGESIQILSMVVLGGLGSMQGVMLGASILVFAPELMRSLAQYRMIIYGGILSIMMIVRPEGILGSRKGKKREVDTVVTEGA from the coding sequence ATGTTAATTATGGCAGGTATTTATATGGTTTTAGCTATGAGTCTAAACCTTATTACTGGAATCACAGGACAGCTTTCTTTAGGTCATGCAGCATTTTATGGTATAGGAGCATATACATCCGCACTTTTAAGTATAAGATTAGGTTTTGGGTTTTTAATAACTGCTTTATTAGGAGGTATATTTACTGCAATTATAGCAAGTATACTTGGGGCTGCTACCCTAAAACTTCAGGGAGCATACCTTGCTATAGTTACTTTAGGATTTTCAGAAATAGTAAGAATAATACTACTTAACTGGATGAGTTTAACTAGAGGGCCTATGGGTATAACCGGAATCCCTAGACCGAAAATTTTAAACTACCAGATAAATAGTAGTTCAGATTATTACTATTTAATACTAATAATAGTGGTTGTGACTTATATAAGCATGAACCGAATTATTGACTCAAGATTAGGTCGTGCATTTAGGGCTATTAAAGAGGATGATTTAGCAGCTCAGTCTATGGGAATAAACGTTTTAAGATATAAAATTATGGCATTTACTATTTCAGCTTTCTACGCTGGAATAGCTGGGAGTTTCTATGCCCACTACGTAACATATATTGACCCTCAGAGCTTTACTTTTGGTGAGTCAATTCAAATACTAAGCATGGTTGTGTTAGGGGGCTTAGGTAGTATGCAAGGAGTTATGCTAGGAGCAAGTATATTAGTATTTGCCCCAGAATTAATGAGATCCCTAGCCCAATATAGGATGATAATCTATGGGGGTATACTATCGATTATGATGATTGTTAGACCCGAAGGTATTTTAGGTAGTCGAAAGGGTAAAAAGAGGGAGGTTGATACTGTTGTTACTGAAGGTGCATAA
- a CDS encoding ABC transporter ATP-binding protein — MLLKVHNLQMTFGGLRAIKDLNISINSGEIHSIIGPNGAGKTTLFNILTGIYKPTSGSVIFEEKSLVGVSPNDIIKLGIARTFQNIRLFENMTVIENVMVGMHSHNRNGLLNSLLRTKKFYTEENNNLNEAMKLLKSINIESKYDELAKNLSYGEQRKLEIVRALAAKPKILMLDEPAAGMNPNETVDLMHYIKGLTKDGLTIILIEHDMGLVMKISDKITVIDHGVKISEGLPSEVRQDKSVIEAYLGKEAS, encoded by the coding sequence TTGTTACTGAAGGTGCATAATTTGCAGATGACTTTTGGAGGACTTAGAGCAATAAAAGATTTAAATATATCGATTAACTCTGGGGAAATACACAGTATAATTGGCCCAAATGGAGCAGGAAAAACTACACTATTTAATATACTAACGGGAATATATAAACCTACATCGGGATCAGTTATATTTGAAGAAAAATCCTTAGTAGGGGTATCTCCTAATGACATAATTAAATTGGGAATAGCTAGAACCTTTCAAAATATTAGACTGTTTGAAAATATGACTGTAATTGAGAATGTTATGGTTGGAATGCATAGCCATAATAGAAACGGATTACTAAATTCTTTGCTAAGAACGAAAAAGTTTTATACTGAAGAAAATAATAACCTAAATGAGGCTATGAAACTTTTAAAATCTATAAATATAGAGAGTAAATATGATGAATTGGCTAAAAACCTATCCTATGGGGAACAGAGAAAGCTAGAAATAGTTAGGGCTCTAGCAGCTAAGCCTAAAATACTAATGTTAGATGAACCTGCAGCCGGGATGAATCCAAATGAAACTGTGGATTTAATGCATTATATTAAAGGCTTAACAAAGGATGGTTTAACAATAATTCTAATAGAGCATGATATGGGGTTAGTAATGAAAATCTCAGACAAAATTACTGTTATAGACCATGGAGTAAAAATTTCAGAAGGATTACCTTCCGAAGTGCGCCAAGATAAATCTGTTATTGAGGCGTATTTGGGAAAGGAGGCCTCCTAG
- a CDS encoding ABC transporter ATP-binding protein, translating to MLKVSNVEAFYGRIQALKGINLQIKEKEIVTLVGSNGAGKTTLLKTICGLIKPKSGSIIFDNKEITNMNPHEIVKLGLSMSPEGRQIFPKMTVEENLELGAYTRKEKNEIKESYEKMYSLFPRLYERRTQAAGTMSGGEQQMLAIGRALMSKPKLLLLDEPSLGLAPLLVEVIFELIKEINNQGTTILLIEQNARMALNIAHRGYVIETGKIVLEDEAYALLQSEAIKNAYLGAE from the coding sequence ATGCTAAAGGTTTCTAATGTTGAAGCGTTTTACGGAAGAATTCAAGCCCTAAAAGGGATAAATTTACAAATAAAAGAAAAGGAAATAGTGACACTTGTTGGAAGTAATGGGGCTGGTAAAACAACCTTACTTAAAACAATATGTGGTCTAATAAAGCCCAAATCAGGCTCGATTATATTTGACAATAAGGAAATAACTAATATGAATCCCCACGAGATTGTAAAATTAGGGCTTAGCATGTCACCGGAAGGAAGACAGATTTTTCCTAAAATGACTGTTGAGGAAAATTTAGAACTTGGAGCCTATACAAGAAAAGAAAAAAATGAAATTAAAGAATCCTATGAGAAAATGTACTCACTTTTTCCAAGACTATATGAAAGAAGGACTCAAGCTGCAGGAACCATGAGTGGAGGAGAACAACAAATGTTAGCCATAGGTAGGGCACTAATGAGTAAGCCAAAGCTACTGTTATTGGATGAGCCGTCATTAGGGTTAGCGCCACTACTTGTAGAGGTAATATTTGAATTGATTAAAGAAATAAATAATCAAGGAACAACTATACTTTTAATCGAGCAAAATGCTAGAATGGCCCTAAATATTGCTCATCGAGGATATGTAATAGAAACTGGGAAAATTGTATTAGAAGATGAGGCTTATGCTTTATTACAGAGCGAAGCTATAAAAAACGCATACTTGGGAGCAGAATAA
- a CDS encoding L-2-amino-thiazoline-4-carboxylic acid hydrolase, producing MSEKVYTQQELTDAFRAAIEDRAKWFYLLLKYAKLENADSDKIAEQAITEFGEMKGKAIGKADTAKDFANALLTGHARQAFEMDPVKLEENESVIKFRYCALVECWKKLGASPEEVAHLCKLARCGDYGMIKPFEHLGLEFKQLLSEGDSCCELIIKKNS from the coding sequence ATGAGCGAAAAAGTATATACACAACAGGAACTAACGGATGCATTTAGAGCGGCTATTGAGGATAGAGCAAAATGGTTTTATCTATTACTAAAATATGCAAAATTAGAAAATGCTGATTCTGATAAAATTGCTGAGCAAGCTATAACTGAGTTCGGTGAAATGAAAGGGAAAGCTATTGGTAAAGCAGATACTGCAAAAGATTTTGCAAATGCTCTTTTAACTGGCCACGCAAGACAGGCCTTTGAGATGGATCCAGTAAAATTAGAGGAAAATGAAAGTGTAATTAAATTTAGATATTGTGCATTAGTTGAATGTTGGAAAAAACTTGGGGCATCACCTGAGGAAGTAGCACACTTATGTAAATTAGCCCGCTGTGGAGATTATGGTATGATAAAACCTTTTGAGCATCTAGGCTTAGAATTTAAACAACTATTAAGTGAAGGCGACTCATGTTGTGAACTAATTATTAAAAAAAATAGTTAA
- a CDS encoding YibE/F family protein: MLKKIVLVVLAILLCSPFGLSVFAETESLHGDPIIERAKILEVNQLEEESGLEFFEQRLIVKLEILSGDYKGMQIETIHGITGNVGYDIMVEPGNKVLVTLENNDGQLEVHISEYLRDSYIKLVFGLFVALLVIVGGFKGLKTVLTLLLTVFLILKVLLPGILAGYSPILLAILVSIVITVVTILIVGGINRKSYGAIIGVLGSVIVAGLIAYVVGTKARLTGLSSEESMMLMYIPQAVKFNYSGLLFAGIIMGALGAVMDVGMSISSAIDEVRKVNQFLTTKELIISGMNVGRDIMGTMANTLILAYTGSAIPLLLLFTAYNEPYSRIVNLDIIATELIRTFAGSIGLVLCVPLTAIISGIFIGKSKVKEMNTNSEEIV; the protein is encoded by the coding sequence ATGTTAAAAAAGATTGTATTGGTTGTACTTGCTATATTATTATGCAGTCCATTTGGTTTAAGTGTTTTTGCTGAAACTGAATCATTACATGGTGACCCAATAATAGAAAGAGCTAAAATATTAGAGGTTAATCAGCTTGAAGAGGAATCAGGTCTTGAATTTTTTGAACAACGTTTAATTGTTAAGCTTGAAATTCTATCTGGTGATTATAAAGGTATGCAAATAGAAACAATTCATGGTATTACAGGAAATGTAGGTTATGACATAATGGTTGAGCCAGGAAATAAGGTTTTAGTTACTTTAGAGAATAATGATGGACAACTTGAGGTGCATATTTCTGAGTATTTAAGAGATAGTTATATAAAACTAGTATTCGGATTATTTGTTGCATTACTGGTTATAGTTGGTGGATTTAAAGGTTTAAAAACTGTATTGACTTTACTGCTTACTGTGTTTTTAATATTGAAAGTATTACTACCTGGTATCCTAGCAGGATATAGTCCAATATTATTAGCTATTTTAGTCTCTATAGTTATTACTGTCGTTACGATTTTAATTGTTGGTGGAATAAATAGGAAAAGTTACGGAGCAATAATTGGAGTTCTTGGAAGTGTAATTGTTGCAGGACTAATTGCTTATGTTGTTGGAACAAAAGCTAGGCTGACTGGACTGTCATCTGAGGAATCCATGATGCTAATGTATATACCCCAAGCTGTTAAGTTTAACTACAGTGGATTATTATTTGCTGGGATAATTATGGGTGCATTAGGTGCAGTTATGGACGTAGGAATGTCCATTTCATCAGCAATAGATGAAGTTAGGAAAGTTAATCAATTTCTAACTACAAAAGAACTAATAATTTCAGGAATGAACGTAGGTAGGGATATAATGGGCACTATGGCAAATACATTGATACTAGCATATACGGGTAGTGCAATACCTCTACTTCTATTATTTACAGCATATAATGAGCCTTATAGTAGAATTGTTAATTTAGATATTATTGCAACTGAGCTGATTAGAACGTTTGCTGGTAGTATCGGATTAGTTTTATGTGTTCCTTTAACGGCAATTATATCTGGAATATTTATTGGTAAAAGTAAAGTTAAAGAAATGAATACAAATAGTGAAGAAATAGTATAG
- a CDS encoding transposase: MMKDEFEKNKEVAATYRGAYLLISNRVDNPEEALDAYIKRWSIEVFFRTAKQELGLNSCHSTSESHHYAHIELIFTAETLLVYARWELNNKGAEEGFTHGEMVRNFFNATYRIVIKAQQCFQTIQVHFDTEVRQFARLIDKFWPKNLLLGWFTVQNSQYMESTA, from the coding sequence ATGATGAAGGATGAATTTGAGAAAAACAAAGAGGTTGCGGCTACATATCGTGGGGCTTACCTTTTGATTAGTAATAGGGTCGATAATCCTGAAGAAGCTTTAGATGCATATATTAAGCGTTGGAGCATTGAGGTTTTTTTTAGAACTGCAAAACAAGAACTGGGGTTGAATTCTTGCCACTCAACGTCGGAAAGTCATCATTACGCCCATATTGAGCTCATTTTTACAGCAGAAACTTTACTTGTCTATGCAAGATGGGAACTCAATAATAAAGGCGCTGAAGAAGGCTTCACCCACGGCGAAATGGTCCGAAACTTTTTCAACGCCACATACCGTATCGTTATAAAAGCACAGCAATGCTTTCAAACTATACAAGTACATTTTGACACAGAAGTTAGGCAATTTGCAAGACTTATTGATAAATTTTGGCCGAAGAATTTATTGTTAGGTTGGTTTACTGTGCAAAATTCCCAGTATATGGAGTCAACTGCATAA
- a CDS encoding helix-turn-helix domain-containing protein translates to MKLNNEELVLRALNESGEPLRPGEIAEKAGLDKTEVDKAIKTLKKEEKIFSPKRCFYQAK, encoded by the coding sequence ATGAAATTGAACAATGAAGAATTAGTATTAAGAGCCTTAAATGAATCTGGAGAACCACTAAGACCAGGTGAAATAGCAGAGAAAGCAGGTTTAGATAAGACCGAAGTTGATAAAGCAATTAAAACATTAAAAAAGGAAGAAAAAATATTTTCACCTAAAAGATGTTTTTATCAGGCAAAATAG
- a CDS encoding HD domain-containing protein has product MNREKALQILHKNLKSDHLIKHSYAVESVMRELAKRLQPDKEDLWAMTGLLHDLDADIVDYTTAPQLHGLKTVEILKSENLGNDQMYSAICAHNKESGVEISSVIDQAIFAADPITGFITAIALVYPDKKVSSVKVKSVTKRMKELRFAAGADRDAMRSIEKLGMDFNAFVEIALKAMESIASDLGL; this is encoded by the coding sequence ATGAATAGAGAAAAGGCCTTACAAATATTACATAAGAACTTAAAAAGTGATCATTTAATAAAACATTCCTATGCTGTTGAATCGGTAATGAGAGAATTGGCAAAAAGGTTACAACCAGATAAAGAAGACTTATGGGCTATGACGGGACTATTACATGATTTAGATGCGGATATTGTAGACTATACGACTGCACCTCAATTACATGGGCTAAAAACAGTAGAAATTTTAAAAAGTGAGAATCTTGGAAATGATCAGATGTACAGTGCAATCTGTGCACATAATAAGGAGTCGGGGGTTGAAATTAGTTCAGTAATTGATCAGGCTATTTTTGCAGCGGACCCAATTACAGGTTTTATAACAGCAATAGCGTTGGTTTATCCTGATAAGAAAGTTAGCAGTGTAAAAGTGAAATCGGTGACAAAGAGAATGAAGGAATTAAGATTCGCTGCAGGTGCAGATAGAGATGCTATGAGATCTATAGAAAAATTAGGGATGGATTTTAATGCTTTTGTAGAAATTGCATTAAAGGCAATGGAAAGTATTGCGAGTGATTTGGGCTTATAG
- a CDS encoding response regulator, whose amino-acid sequence MTITSEELIVHKDNYIKTQYKVFTKVLDSLLDYTLFKTDNYIEDIENNLNILNKVFSENNMDGISYLCRECNDIILNLKHAKDENKSLIYDALLCLSKLKNTFNELIQPKINSNEIEPLNNNDWEQSTWVQEYTNMTYTGNILIVDDDLLLLAILESIFRKEGYRVFVSSKPAEVIEIIEEQKIDVVLLDLIMPEKNGFEVFSEIKSIKPEICVIFLTANTKFEDKVKAIKAGVDGYITKPFQEEEVIANVESLLKKANIQRTSIFHDSLTGAFTRKYFKQRFNEERLKNMKDNTPLSVAFLDIDYFKKINDTYGHVFGDYILQAFAQKLRKYIRDSDELYRFGGDEFLILFTNTTQQDSYSVLERIRTHIEGHVFSLDEINEKVSISFSAGISMLDNPNEDMEKLLDKADKALYLSKETGRGKTTIREKINETITAKKKILIADEINIIGNLIKSRLIALGYSVTFAKNQNELMEKLDELSPDLVLLDILLPQFNVADTLKKILNKDNNVNSKVILVSSKQKDAQLSKYFKLGVHDYIQKPFSLQEIEQRIRRQLQ is encoded by the coding sequence ATGACTATAACCTCTGAGGAATTAATTGTGCATAAGGATAACTACATAAAAACTCAATATAAGGTTTTCACCAAAGTCCTAGACTCTCTTTTAGACTACACCTTGTTTAAAACAGATAATTACATAGAGGACATTGAAAATAATCTTAATATTTTAAATAAGGTTTTTTCTGAAAACAACATGGATGGAATTTCGTATTTATGTCGTGAATGTAATGACATTATTCTCAATCTAAAGCATGCTAAAGATGAGAATAAGTCTTTGATTTATGATGCTTTGCTATGCCTTTCTAAACTAAAAAACACATTCAATGAGCTAATACAACCTAAGATTAATTCAAATGAGATTGAACCATTAAATAACAACGATTGGGAGCAATCAACCTGGGTACAGGAGTATACAAATATGACGTACACCGGTAATATTCTTATTGTTGATGATGATCTACTACTTCTAGCCATATTAGAAAGTATATTCCGTAAAGAAGGATATAGGGTTTTTGTTTCTTCTAAGCCTGCGGAAGTTATCGAAATTATTGAAGAACAAAAAATTGATGTTGTTCTTCTAGATTTGATTATGCCTGAAAAAAATGGTTTTGAAGTATTTAGTGAAATTAAAAGTATTAAGCCTGAAATTTGTGTTATATTTCTGACAGCTAATACAAAATTTGAAGATAAGGTAAAAGCAATAAAAGCGGGGGTAGACGGCTACATCACAAAGCCTTTTCAAGAGGAAGAAGTAATTGCAAATGTTGAAAGTCTACTCAAAAAAGCTAATATACAAAGAACTAGCATTTTTCATGACTCCTTAACTGGGGCTTTCACAAGAAAGTATTTTAAGCAACGATTCAATGAAGAAAGATTAAAAAATATGAAGGACAATACTCCATTGTCTGTGGCATTTTTAGATATAGATTACTTTAAAAAAATTAATGATACTTACGGACACGTATTTGGAGATTATATTTTACAGGCCTTCGCTCAAAAACTTAGAAAGTATATTAGAGATAGCGATGAGCTATATAGATTTGGTGGAGATGAGTTTTTAATTTTATTCACGAATACTACACAGCAGGATTCTTACTCAGTATTAGAAAGAATTCGAACCCATATAGAAGGGCATGTATTTTCTTTAGACGAAATAAATGAGAAAGTATCAATATCCTTTAGTGCTGGTATAAGTATGCTTGATAATCCTAATGAAGATATGGAAAAGTTATTGGATAAAGCAGACAAGGCCCTTTATTTATCTAAAGAGACTGGTAGAGGAAAAACCACAATTAGAGAGAAAATTAATGAGACTATTACAGCTAAAAAGAAGATATTAATTGCTGATGAAATAAATATCATAGGAAATTTAATTAAATCACGTCTCATAGCTTTAGGATATAGTGTAACCTTTGCAAAAAATCAAAATGAGTTAATGGAAAAATTAGATGAACTATCCCCTGATTTAGTCTTACTAGATATATTATTGCCACAGTTCAATGTTGCAGACACATTAAAAAAGATTCTAAACAAAGATAATAACGTTAATTCAAAAGTTATATTAGTATCGTCAAAGCAAAAAGATGCTCAATTATCAAAGTACTTTAAATTAGGTGTCCATGACTATATTCAAAAACCATTCTCACTACAAGAGATTGAGCAAAGAATTAGAAGACAATTACAATAA